The window caACACCGGATTCCTTGGCCGATTGTGATGTGAGCATCTTTGTTTGTAAAGCATTACCCTTCTTTCCAACATCTACCGTGTTCGCTGGAAACGgatgcccatcaatcttcatcggctttttgggtgtctcaaacttgagcctaccCTGCTCTATAGTCGATTGTATTTGCTGATGGAATACCTTGCActcattggtgtcatgagatgtcgcattgtgccacttgcagtacttgatattcttcaactcttgatctgTCGAGATCTTATGATATGGCTTCAGCTTGATCTGCCCCTCTGAAAGTAACAGGTCGAAGATCTTGTCAGTCATAGTAATATCGAACCCATACTTCTCAGGTTCTTTGTTACCGAAAGGacatgagatcggcttcttattgttctgaacccattcagtcgatcccaccatctgaacATAATCTGAGTCAGAAGTATCTGAGCAATCAACAAAGTTAACCTTTTTCTGGAAGTTGCTGCTCTTCTGCTCATACGGTCTCGCCTCCCCTGTCATCCTGTTGGCCATCTGACTGATGCTGTAGAACTCCTGAGAAGCATATttctccttgatgtgtggcagGAGTTCTTGGAAGGCAACCTCTACTAGCTGTTGATCAGATAGAACCAGACTAAAGCACCGGTTCTTGACATATCCGAATCTCTGAATGAAGGCAGCAACCGATTCGTCATTCCTTTGCCTCAGGTTGGTCAGATCGGTCAGCTTCATCTCCTCTAcaccagagtagaagaactaGTGGAAGTGCTTCTCCAGATCGGCCCAGTATATAATGGAATTGGTTGGCAATGTAGTGAACCATGTAAAGGCCAATCCAGATAAAGACATAGAAAACAGACATACTTTTAATGCGTTGTGTTGAGCTGCTTCTCCACACTGCACAATAAATCTGTTGATATGTTCCACGGTGGAGACTCCCCCCTGTctagaaaacttggtgaaatatagaagcttgtacttgtggggcaacGACAACTAATCATAAGCAGCTGGATACggagttctgtacatcagattctgccgctttggcttcaaaccaaactgatctctcatcacctcagcaatcttggatgCCCAGTCGATCTGTTGGCCACCAGCCGATGTTGCCTGTGGTGCTGGTGGAGTCAACGGCAATGCTGCCGATGCTGGCTGGACGTCAGGCGAGGTCATCGGCTGCGCAGCCGATGCGGTCTATGTAGCTTGCCGAGGGGGTTGATTGGATGATGATTGGTATAGCACCATCTCATTGCTATGATTGCTCTGTGCTTCCCTATGACCAGGCTGACGCTGTGCAATGCTAGGTACATTAGGCACATCCACATGGCGTAAGCCTCCAGTCGCAAGATCATGGAAAACCCATGTGCCTCCATTGGCTTGAGGAAATCTGTTAGCCAGGACTTCTGTAGCAAACTTGCATTGCAGCATCATCGCCAGATATTGCTGTTGAGGTGTCGGCCATGGGACCGACACGTTGCTTGGACTTGCTGGTGAAGGCACTGACGTAGGTGTAACCGCCGGTTGTGACGCTGGTGCGGTATCTTGAGGCTGAGTCGGCTGTGAAGCCGATGCACTGACTTGCTGattcatcggctgagaagccgatgtacTTGGCTACTTTGATGGAGATGGGATCATGAATTCCGGAGGCATGCCAAGTCCAGTAGTTGAATTCCAACCAGCTGGGTATCCTGACATAAAGTTCCCCTGTGCATATGTAGCCATCGGCGTAGAATTGGTGTACACAGGAGAAATCTGAGTTGACGCTACAGTACTAATCGGCTATGCATTTATGACACCCTCATCAGCCGGAGCTTGAGGATGGATCTGTGACGTCCCAGGAGCCGATCCAATAGGAGAGAAGACCATCTGACTACCCTGATAATAAGCTGGTCCCATAAAActaggtgtccctctatcttgtaGCGTCTTGAGCACAACATTGTGGATGTGGTTGGCCATGAGTGGAGCATGATTTACGAAAGCATGTCCAATCGCCTAATTCATCAAATGAATCATCCTGTCCTCCTTCTGTGACTCTTCATGTGATACAAAAGTGGAAAAATCGAATTTCTTGATTACCTCTCCACTTCTGTTGGTGCTGAAGGATAAAAGGCACCGTTGCTCAAAAGCATCTGTGATTGTTTTAAGTTCTGCCTTGTGTTCTTCCTTCAATTTCTCCTTATCGATCGGGATCTGATTCTGTTCAGATACCTCTGACTTCTCTAACATCTTGATGTTTCTTGTCCCATCGGGTGTGCCAAAAAATGTGTTGACAcgagatgatcacacaccaagcccagaagccccgtacgccaagcccggACTGCACTGATTAGAACCAagacgtgccagtcaatttgacctgtaaattgacaagaaaacagcaaaccgtcaaattcaatagtatatcggctggatttccgaatcactcttacgcgAGGTATCGGCAAGGCCAGGGCCTTGCCGATACAGAAGGCGACAAAAGATCGTGTAAGATgagcgtgtaataaaagcgatctatTACGGATCGGCAATGAACTGCCGATGCCGATGAGCAACCAGACGACTAGATCTGAAGTCGACATGTGCCAGGTAATAATGTACAAACCCACAAATGTATGTATTTGGACAAAACTAAGCTTATAAttcaatctaatcggctttacaaggtttatcgtgataaacaaggagcttacagtcgattaaacagatcactaagccggatagtttgtgaattaatctaaacgagaaaacagcgatgcgcccagagatcaaagcttagataaattcggtaaattttgaatagatctgaatgaaATGACAGTGATgcacccggaagctaaagctcagatttactcggtaaacgaagacTCACCAGaaaatcaagtcgctcaaatGTGAGACGTTCTTGATGAGCTTGGAAGAACTCgctgaaaagaaaaaaggatgGCGAAGCcaccgacgagaaagtaaattgcaagtagagtaaaatttgtttgtttgaatgtgtatcaatcttttacAATGGCCGGgggttcatatttataccccacgcttaCACAATACTAGCTGATTACGGCAAAGCACGACTCTTTCTAAGGAATAAAAACTActtctaaaaataagataactcttgccaaaccgaagccaaaatatctggtcaacttCCTCCCCTTCGGTCAGCAAGATCTTTGACCGTGGCACACGATCACTCTCCCAGATCCATCGATCGTACAACGCAGAACTTTTTCTCATTCTCAACACGCCtccttgacacgtgccaaaatctAGTGTCAACATGTAGGACACTAAACATATTATTCATATTTGATTTTAATAGCAAGTCCCGGAATTGACTAAACTACTAGGGCCGGCTCGGGGGGCACTGAGAAGAGGCGACCCCCCGAGGGCCTAAAGAATAAGGGAGCCCAACATCCCATATATAAAGCATGTTTTTTAAAACTGGAGTCATCGCATCTTTTACTTTGGAGCTGACTGAGGTATTAGAAAAATGGTGGCAAAGCGAATTCTATCTTCAGATATCGTGGTATTCTAAACTCGTAGGTGTTGTCGTCAATAGAATCCAAACAGCTAAAACTAAatcaaaaaattagaaaaaagatCGCCGACCGCCGAACATTTGTTACGTGTAGTATGCTTGCATGTGCCCTCTGCCCTTGCACTCATCCTAATTTGCTTGTGGTATTTGAAATAGATACCCATCGTATCGATCACACATTTATCTTGAATTCAATGAGTTCTTTTATTAATCATTTATTAGGTATGTTAGATTTCTAGTTTATAAATTTTAAACTGCTTTTTATTTTGATACTTTTATAGCCTGCACTATTGATAGTTTTCTTCAAATTAAATATGCATTAATATTAGAACTACTATCTCTTTTTCATATTATAaatgaaaaaatatatttaatctAAAAATCCCATAATTTCTGATTCGCTTGGGGACTCTTAAAATCATGCTCCTAAAACTTAGCAATATTGTGCTCCGCAAGATTCATCATTCCGAATTTTAAGGCAACACTTGTTATCTATCAATATAATCTCTCTAAAGCATTCATATGGGAATGTGTGCATTTTGTGTATTTAACGATGCGAGTGCATAACTGATAATTGTGGCTAAAATGttttgaaaaggaaaaagatacctGCGTAAGTAGGATTTTCAACCTCGTTCTGGGGAAAGGAATTTTCATCTTCATATCATATAAAATCCAAAAGCCTGGCGACGTAAGGATGGGCCTTGGCAATACAAAAGCCTGGCGACGTAAGGATGGGCCTGGGCCATCTTTTCATTTCAACCTATACAGCAGCGAGTGGTTCCAACACAGCAGCAGTGTGGTGCTCGGTTGGCTGGCTGAGCTCGTCTGCCGTCACCGCCGGCGTCCGTCCTCCTCCCGTGTCGCCGGCGAATCCAGTCTTCCATCGAGGTGCGTTTCGCTGGTTTCCCTTGTTCTTTGCGGTGGGGTGGCATTCCTTCGCTTCTGATGAGCTCggagctgatttttttttttgggcgcGGACAGCAATGACCTAGAATCCGAATCGTCGAAGATGGatgccgcgccgccggggcagAGGCCGCGTCTTCCGttgccgggcgcggcggcggatgtCCTGGAATCCCTCCCTCCGGAGCTCCTCAACGCCATCCTCTCCCGCCTTCCCCTCCGCGACGCCGTCCGCACCTCAGCCCTCGCCCGcgcctggcgccgccgctggcagtCCGTCCCCTCCCTCAAGTTTGAATGGGACGAGAGAGCGAACCCCGGCGCAGTCACCTGCGTCCTCCAGCGCTACTCATACCCCGTCCGCGAGTTCCGCCACTCAGCCGTCAGGGAGGCGTCGTTCCGCGATTCCGACCGCTGGCTCCGCCTCTTGGAGCTTAAGGGGGTCCAAATCCTCCATCTTGATTTCCGCCGGTCACATAGAGGTTTGGTCGTCCACACGCTGGATTCCAGCATCTTCTCCTGCCGCGAGCTCACATCTCTCTATCTTCGAGGCTGTGATGTCCCAACCACGCCCCCAGGCTTCGCAGGGCTCCCAAATCTAACCTCTCTACGCCTAAGCAATGTCGGCTTTCCAGAAGGCGCGAGGGAGTTGCAGTTGTTAATTGCTACATCCCCAATGCTTGAAGCACTGTCTCTAACACTGTTGCGGCTTCCTTATAGTGATGACGGGAATGGTCATTGGGTTATTCAGGCTCCCAAACTTCGTTTCTTTCATATAGCTGACATTTTGTATCATGGGTGGATGATTAGTGATCTCCCATCCCTTGAGGAAGCCCGTATCGAGTGTCCCTTTGACCATGATTTCGTCAAGCATATGGCAGGGTTGGCTCGGGCCAGGTCCCTCCACCTGGAAATAGAGGTAAAACTGTTTTCTTGACCTTGACGAAACATCTTTGCTGCTAGTATAAGGTTATCTGAAAATTGCTTTGGGGAAATATGTTCATGTTATGCACAAGCTTGGTACCCTGCAAATGAATTCCAACGTTAATTTAAACATAGATGCCTTACTTTCACATGAAAGTTTTGCCAGTCTAAGTTAACTCTGACTTGATTGTCCAGAATCCATATGGTCCAAAGTCCAAACAGATTTCCATGCTACTGCTTGTGCTGTGGAGCAACATAATGCATCCGATGGATATGCGAGGGCAGTGGGTTTTAAAGCTGGGCGTCGGGGTTGCTTAACTAGCATCCGCCTTGGACATCGACAGGTCGATCTAAGCCCGCAGAGCagggagggaagggaagggaggggAAGCGGCATAGAGGAAGCTGCGAGCGGCAATAGCTCACCTggaggggagagagggaagggagagacGCTGGGAGGGGCGGAGCCGTCAGCCAGCGAGAGAGAGCGCCGGCGCTAGAgagaaggagggaggagggagggagggagggagggagtgaAGGGCCAGGTTTTAATGTGCCAGGAGAGGGAGATGGGCCACATGGGCTGCCTAAAGGCCTGGGCCGGTCCATTTATTACTCCTGCTTCTTTCTttttgttagagtatattaggcaactccggatatggtttGTTTAGAATTGATGTAATCCCGTGATAGCCTTTCTTATCTCTAGGGGAGGTGCCTTGCCCTCCAAGtcttgtactcctatatataccccaaggggctcattgcaatacatcgaccacattatacgcatcctacttttCTACATGGCATCAGACGCCTAGGTTTTAGATCCTGACctagccgtcgccgtcgcgccgcccccggagagatcgatctccgccgggggcagcgccctcgtaGGATGTGTGGCGGATCCCTCTgatccgccgcgccgtcgtcgtcaacAAGCACAGCAGAAGGACCTACCTCCCGTGGTGATGTGATCTCGTCGGCTCCCTCGTCGCCCCTTCCTTGCCGACTCCCCCCGTGCGCGCGGCCCCGTGCTGGCCCTCTCTCCTCCTGCGCCGTCGCTGCCCTGTGCGCGGGCTGCGGAGGAGGCACGAGGTGTGCCAGGCCGCTGCGCCATCGGAGCCGCGAGATTGGGGCGGGTTACCGCGCCGCCGGTCGATTCCGGCGCCGCCCGACGAGATCCGCCGCCGGGACGAGCTGCAGCGGGGCCACCCCGCTTCGCCCCAGCCTCCACGCTCCTCCACCACGTCgctcctccgccgtcgccggtggGCCGCGCCATCGTGGGGGCTCCACCCCATCTCGGCATCCCCAGCACCTCTCCGCCGGGCACCTCCCGACCCACGCGCGAGCCCCGGCCGCTACCCACATCAGCGGagggcacgccgccgcgccggaatCACAggaggcagcgccggcggcccgcTCCTTTTTCTGCTCGTGTTGACCACGGGGAAGGGataagggagggggaggggcgctAGGGGTATCCCGAGAATGTACCCAAGGTTTGTTTGctgctgctgtttttttttccgatctaagatcggtttgcgtcgccctgccgTTCGTCGCCGTTCATCGTCGACACTCCCGAAGGACGAGGTTGTTGCTGTGCCCTCCAGGCTGCAGCAACGACGttcgtgatcaagccaccctaCCAGTGTCATtgccttttcaggcggtggcgccactcggcgccggtcttcgtcaagcaggcGCTCGATCCGCCTCCGCACCTCCAACCGTTCTCACGCAGACATCGCCgccgatgttcctgaaggaagacgtcgtcgccacccctgatctgagcgcgacacttgctgcaacctgcgccgtcgccacccctgtcctgagcgtgacctaagtcgcaaaccGCGCCATCTACCTTCGTCATTTGCCGCACCGTCCTGCTGCTGTCTTCGGCAAGAAACTGCTGAGTTTGTGTACTCGAACACCTCGACGACGCTtcgacccgcgccccctccacggcttcgaccacgtccaccttgacttcggctactacggcactaaagggctatcatctgcatgagtctccaGTCAAAGCTTTCGCACCGACGTTCCGACTGTAGGGGGGATACGTCTCCATTGTTAGTCTgaccgttcgtgttgctaccgctacgactgcggggggatgttagagtatattaggcaactccggatatggtttGTTTAGGATTGATGTAATCCCGTGATAGCCTTCCTTATCTTTAGGGGAGGtgccttgccctccaagccttgtactcctatatataccgcccaaggggctcattgcaatatatcgaccacattatacgcatcctactttcctacacttttctcccttttcttttcctttttttttcttaatccTACTGCTGTATCCTGCTGTTTTGTCTATTGGTAAGGCGTCGGCTCGCCTTACGCTTTAGTCACTTTAAGTGCAAGGCGGTAGTtagtcgcctcgcctcgcctcaccGCTTTAAAAACCTTGAGCAGAGCTTTAAATACACATAGAGACAAGTTCCCTTAGCGAATGTATTGTGGGCACAACACTCAATTTCAATCTTAAATGCTAGACATGTTTAGACTCAATTACCAAAAGGAACAATAAAAAACCATAAATATTCATGATTTTTCCAAGGACCAATACATTGTGCTCCCAGACTTGGTTCTATAATTATGGAGCCAGGTCCTATATATTGTGCAAGTTGCTCGTCGCAACGAAAATTGAGAACCCACTCCCATACATCGGACAAGTCccatgaaaagaaaagaaaatacacACTCGCTGCTCCCATCACTCTCCTCTCTGTTCCCCTCCTGGGCACATCAGCAATTGAGTTGCCGCCATGGGTTGAAGGGGTGCAGCTACAGTTCGAAGCTGCATGTGGATGTGGAGACTGCTGCCTGATTGTTTGGTCTCACAGTTAACATGGTCTTTCTTTTGGCAACTGAATAATTCAATGGATGTTTCTTATATGATTTAAATTGCTAGGATTATCTCATTAACAAAACATTTAACTATGCCAAATAAGAGATCAAGACAAAATATTTTCCATCACCTATGTCTTGGCTTTGTATTCTAACAGTTTAATATTTTCAGGTAGGAGATGATAACATTCTGGAGGGACTCTCCTGCACCTTCAATGATCTGAAGTGTTTAACACTGGATACAAGCCTGAGCCTATTGTCTAGTGTTTTATCTGTATTCTGTCTGCTGAGGAATGCTCCGAAACTTGAAAATTTGTATTTTGAGGTAGTTTGAAGTGGTGGTTAGAAAAGCTAATGGTGCGTTGTTTTTTTAACTTCATTTGTATGCAAGCCTATATAATTTTTCATCTTTGTTGCAGGTCAATGATATATCTTCTGAGCATGATGAAGTTGACATTGACTTTCTGAATGCACAATGGACTGGTGATATGCTCTCCAAACTCATATGTATTAATGTGGTTGGTATGATTTGCACGCTAAGTGAGATGAATTTTATCAAGTTTGTATTGTCCAAGGCAAGACGGCTTGAAGAATTCCATGTCTGTATTGATGAAGATTGTTCAAAATCTAATGAAGCTGTGGTTACAGAGTTGGTAAAATATAGGAGAGCTTCTCCACGAGCCAAGGTCTTCTTTGAACGCATGTCAGATGGTTAACGTTTGGAGTGTTGTGGGAAATTTGACGTTGTAAACTTAAGCTTATATGCTCTAGAAGGGTGTGAATGAATCAAGCCGTGAACTCTGTGAACGCCGTGAACAATATAATGTAGAACTTAGTTTTTCAGGTGTAAAATTTCCTTAAGACTCTTTTGGCTTAAGACTCATGAAATGTAACTGGGATTGCAATAAAAGCAAACCATGTGATAATCTATCGGTATTTCTGGATCTTAATTGCAGGTCCTTCCCCTTTCTTATTTAGAGGAATCAATTTTAGGTTTTTTAGCACCTGATTTATTTTGGAGacaatgatttttttatttctcaaTTGCATAGGAGAGATgtccatcttttttctt is drawn from Panicum virgatum strain AP13 chromosome 1N, P.virgatum_v5, whole genome shotgun sequence and contains these coding sequences:
- the LOC120655793 gene encoding F-box/LRR-repeat protein At3g26922-like produces the protein MDAAPPGQRPRLPLPGAAADVLESLPPELLNAILSRLPLRDAVRTSALARAWRRRWQSVPSLKFEWDERANPGAVTCVLQRYSYPVREFRHSAVREASFRDSDRWLRLLELKGVQILHLDFRRSHRGLVVHTLDSSIFSCRELTSLYLRGCDVPTTPPGFAGLPNLTSLRLSNVGFPEGARELQLLIATSPMLEALSLTLLRLPYSDDGNGHWVIQAPKLRFFHIADILYHGWMISDLPSLEEARIECPFDHDFVKHMAGLARARSLHLEIEVGDDNILEGLSCTFNDLKCLTLDTSLSLLSSVLSVFCLLRNAPKLENLYFEVNDISSEHDEVDIDFLNAQWTGDMLSKLICINVVGMICTLSEMNFIKFVLSKARRLEEFHVCIDEDCSKSNEAVVTELVKYRRASPRAKVFFERMSDG